Proteins encoded together in one Impatiens glandulifera chromosome 1, dImpGla2.1, whole genome shotgun sequence window:
- the LOC124940839 gene encoding WAT1-related protein At4g08290-like: MRSFAGLQALIPWAGVILIQVLSATNSLITKAAFNKGMQFTVFALYRNIIASAFLIPFLYFKRPVMDQNILYVGSKMTPASFSTCLSGVTSSLIFLLAWSLGMEKVNLKERRSQAKLLGTVIAVGGAILICLYNGPAIAISSKSQTSTTHERFTENWIEGPVFVIIANGSVLVEYPSPLAIISIISFLGAIMNVGVALGLEFKHPAPWIIGWNGIIVSGLMAYIISALTQMKGLVFVAAFSPTSMILVMVIGFIALGESIHVGRF, from the exons ATGAGGTCATTTGCGGGATTacaagctctgataccatgggCAGGAGTGATTCTTATTCAAGTTTTATCTGCAACAAATTCATTAATTACCAAAGCTGCATTCAACAAAGGGATGCAATTTACTGTTTTTGCCCTTTATAGGAATATCATAGCTTCTGCATTCTTGATCCCTTTTCTATATTTCAAAag GCCTGTAATGGATCAAAATATCCTTTATGTCGGTTCAAAGATGACACCAGCTAGTTTCTCAACATGTCTTTCTGGTGTCACTTCATCACTCATATTTCTTTTAGCATGGAGCTTGGg AATGGAGAAAGTGAATTTGAAAGAGAGGCGTAGTCAGGCAAAGTTATTAGGAACAGTGATTGCAGTTGGTGGTGCTATTCTTATTTGCCTTTATAATGGACCAGCCATTGCCATCTCTTCCAAATCTCAAACATCAACTACCCATGAAAGATTTACAGAGAATTGGATTGAAGGTCCCGTGTTTGTCATCATCGCGAAT GGTAGTGTTCTTGTGGAGTATCCATCTCCTCTAGCAATAATATCGATAATATCATTCTTAGGAGCAATTATGAATGTTGGAGTTGCTTTAGGGTTGGAGTTCAAGCATCCCGCTCCTTGGATTATCGGGTGGAAT GGAATAATTGTTTCAGGACTGATGGCATACATTATAAGTGCATTGACACAAATGAAAGGTCTAGTTTTTGTGGCGGCCTTTAGCCCAACATCAATGATCCTTGTTATGGTTATTGGTTTCATCGCACTAGGAGAGAGCATTCACGTCGGAaggttttaa